From Synechococcus sp. A10-1-5-1, a single genomic window includes:
- a CDS encoding peptidase domain-containing ABC transporter, whose translation MKFKTPSKIQIEAIECGAVSYWIINGYYNNWLSTETCRNDVNITKDGSNAYNIVQALKRRGFESDGYEASVDELKSNQPTCGLPCITWINKDHWVVLERYDGHQFLISDPAKGYRKATPEEFTKEYSGLAISAKPGKDFCPSGKKPNNIIEIAELVKDQRYALLLYCAIATVLTIPIIALSSYIGYFTDTILSEVDASNSYIWLLALLVGIYFTGKYIEQLILRRFQLSTLSRLLEKTTKKLLDMPVTFYALRDLGEVSQRNTLNISLANTLSGPLASSVVGIITMVIYGLIMLSYNLILGAVVIAIGVGNSYLLYRLAESLRVLSQKSSLMKGKMTSNILTMANDFHSVKANGLELSLFQRWSDNFSQYQSVSEKISYVQKRNACTTTFTNQLADYLIVILSGLFIMMGKLSLGEFISFRLIALAFLKPVGTLSGTNQQFENAVGDVNRLNDLWGEQEYYSVGEYDATDDNSSGIIDLKQPGKLKLDLSPTLKVNGLGYRYTSSADPVIDGLSFKLNSGDVVSLSGNPGIGKTTLLNLLIGLLKPTSGDVHVCGKEIGEIPPDVLGYTMSFVTSNSYLFAAGLVENVGVFDPQVSQREVTATLNLYGFNDLTKSLPNGLSSRLGPSIPVSNTDKIIIGLSRALSKNPRIVLIDSGLESLGEYGLEALIKITRFVPIVIFVSNSPEYIELANRSFVLKSEGQLVETNPQELSTEILKKQANQAIRRN comes from the coding sequence ATGAAGTTTAAAACACCATCAAAGATTCAGATTGAAGCAATTGAATGTGGAGCTGTATCTTATTGGATAATCAATGGATACTACAATAATTGGCTTAGTACGGAGACGTGCAGAAATGACGTCAATATCACAAAAGATGGATCAAATGCGTATAACATCGTTCAAGCACTCAAACGTAGGGGCTTTGAATCAGATGGCTACGAAGCTTCCGTAGATGAACTAAAGAGTAACCAACCAACTTGTGGCCTCCCATGTATTACATGGATAAACAAGGATCATTGGGTTGTATTAGAGAGATATGATGGCCATCAGTTTCTGATCAGTGATCCGGCAAAAGGTTATCGTAAAGCAACACCAGAAGAATTCACTAAGGAATATTCCGGACTAGCGATCAGTGCAAAGCCTGGCAAGGATTTCTGTCCGAGTGGTAAAAAGCCAAATAACATTATTGAGATAGCAGAGTTAGTCAAGGATCAGAGATACGCTTTATTGCTTTATTGCGCCATAGCGACTGTACTTACGATTCCGATAATTGCTCTAAGTTCATATATAGGATATTTCACCGATACAATACTGTCAGAAGTTGATGCGTCGAATAGCTACATTTGGCTACTCGCTCTCCTTGTTGGTATCTATTTTACGGGCAAGTACATAGAGCAGCTTATACTTAGGCGGTTTCAACTTTCGACGTTGTCAAGGCTTCTAGAAAAGACAACCAAGAAGTTATTGGATATGCCTGTTACCTTCTATGCACTAAGAGACCTCGGGGAGGTGAGTCAAAGAAACACCTTGAATATCTCCTTAGCAAACACGTTGTCTGGGCCACTGGCGTCATCGGTGGTGGGAATAATCACAATGGTGATCTATGGGCTGATCATGCTGAGCTACAACTTAATACTCGGTGCGGTCGTTATAGCGATTGGAGTAGGAAACTCGTACTTGTTGTACAGATTAGCCGAGAGCTTAAGAGTTCTGTCTCAGAAGAGCTCCTTGATGAAAGGCAAGATGACATCAAATATACTAACGATGGCCAATGATTTCCACTCAGTGAAAGCGAATGGCCTTGAGTTATCGTTATTTCAACGTTGGTCAGATAATTTCAGTCAATATCAGTCTGTAAGCGAAAAGATCTCTTATGTGCAGAAGCGCAATGCTTGTACGACGACATTCACGAACCAACTGGCAGATTATCTAATAGTTATTTTATCCGGCTTATTTATCATGATGGGCAAACTAAGTCTGGGTGAGTTTATTAGCTTTCGGTTGATCGCCCTTGCTTTCTTAAAGCCTGTTGGGACATTGTCCGGTACAAACCAACAGTTCGAGAATGCTGTAGGTGATGTAAATAGACTGAACGATCTCTGGGGTGAGCAAGAATATTATAGTGTTGGAGAATATGATGCAACTGATGACAACTCAAGTGGCATCATTGATCTGAAGCAGCCCGGAAAGCTCAAACTAGATCTATCACCAACGCTAAAAGTAAACGGCCTTGGCTACAGATACACGTCATCGGCTGATCCTGTCATAGATGGGCTGAGCTTCAAGTTGAATTCCGGAGACGTCGTATCTCTATCTGGAAATCCAGGTATCGGAAAGACAACGCTCTTGAATCTTCTGATCGGTCTATTAAAGCCTACGTCAGGAGATGTACATGTTTGTGGTAAAGAGATAGGTGAGATACCACCTGATGTACTTGGATATACAATGTCTTTTGTGACATCTAACAGCTATCTCTTTGCTGCAGGTCTTGTAGAGAATGTAGGCGTATTTGACCCTCAAGTGTCACAGAGGGAGGTCACGGCGACCCTAAATCTATATGGTTTTAATGATCTTACAAAGTCGCTACCAAATGGATTAAGTTCTAGACTTGGGCCCTCAATACCAGTCAGTAATACTGATAAGATAATAATTGGATTGAGCAGGGCATTATCCAAGAATCCGAGAATCGTTTTGATTGATAGCGGTCTGGAATCACTTGGGGAGTATGGGTTAGAGGCACTAATTAAGATTACACGTTTCGTACCGATAGTCATTTTTGTATCTAATAGCCCCGAATACATAGAGCTGGCAAACCGCTCATTTGTCCTTAAGTCGGAAGGGCAGCTTGTTGAAACGAATCCGCAAGAGCTATCAACAGAAATACTGAAGAAGCAAGCCAATCAGGCAATTAGGAGGAATTGA
- a CDS encoding OsmC family protein gives MTQINSSYSGDLRCASLHAPSGSALETDAPSDNQGKGERFSPTDLVATALSTCILTIMGIVAERHDWDLKGCTARVEKVMTSEAPRKIAQLEVWIELPAHLDEKARKVLRKAAENCPVKLSLEGAMAMQLHWS, from the coding sequence GTGACCCAGATCAACAGCAGCTACAGCGGGGACCTCCGTTGTGCCTCATTGCACGCGCCATCGGGCTCCGCCCTGGAAACCGATGCTCCAAGCGACAACCAAGGCAAGGGCGAGCGCTTCTCACCAACCGACCTGGTGGCGACAGCTCTGAGCACCTGCATCCTGACGATCATGGGCATCGTCGCCGAACGCCACGACTGGGATCTCAAGGGATGTACCGCCCGGGTCGAGAAAGTCATGACCAGCGAGGCCCCGCGCAAGATCGCCCAACTCGAGGTCTGGATCGAACTACCGGCCCACCTCGATGAGAAGGCCCGAAAGGTCCTGCGCAAAGCCGCTGAAAACTGCCCGGTCAAATTGAGTCTTGAAGGGGCTATGGCGATGCAGCTCCACTGGAGCTGA
- a CDS encoding TolC family protein → MRHVLFAILPLIIPSSSLAFQLPDPSLSAIPASSEVNQLLCLDRRHPSVAKALRLLDQPEYCSTATFYNFLDYRDGDVSIDNLQDVLDLTKQSPAVISADFSYLASKDQQASFFIQAFAPTFSISSGSWSSIYSNSSTLTKPTPASGQPSITQRYSNSSAQEYSSSLSPTISVPLFDPYSINLAFYYRNLSFSTAYSSSSSDLSQFSNALTSSVDLWTAKNGILIAQKNVSSALTSFLSTYAQYELGALAIPDVAQSLNVLRQYQNNLSSSIESFNTYYAQLAANAGVPFGKLKLSPSFFSVQTVSKLASFPYGDLASLSRQSLVFSDQIYVDYYNFKSFQSQSRSYLSEYLPSFGLSFGWSPSSTYSYNTAGLAQYSGDPIINTYSQTSNSTWGNSLAITFTWDFFDSGANAYLASSSKKNAIASRESAKQAALTVLQTASSNYSLFHNSSNQVAASLQSIDFSRRAYDDTLVALRAGFSNVTTLFQRLTEYSSALTSWNNQLRTLLASSVTLQYLSRDGYFEGIRPYQLVYGDYILDFIDY, encoded by the coding sequence ATGCGACATGTTCTCTTCGCAATCCTTCCTCTGATTATTCCTTCTTCGTCTCTGGCATTTCAACTCCCAGACCCCTCTTTATCTGCTATCCCAGCTTCCTCCGAAGTCAATCAGCTTCTTTGTCTGGATCGGCGTCATCCCTCTGTTGCCAAGGCCCTTCGTCTTCTCGATCAACCCGAATACTGTTCTACTGCAACCTTCTACAACTTTCTTGACTACCGTGACGGCGATGTTTCTATTGACAATCTCCAGGATGTTCTGGATCTTACGAAGCAGTCTCCAGCAGTCATATCTGCTGATTTTTCTTACCTAGCTTCCAAGGATCAGCAGGCTTCATTCTTCATCCAGGCCTTTGCCCCTACATTCTCGATCTCTTCCGGCAGCTGGTCTAGCATTTATTCGAACAGTTCTACCTTGACCAAGCCTACGCCAGCTTCTGGTCAGCCATCAATCACGCAACGCTATTCCAACTCGTCTGCCCAGGAGTATTCTTCCTCGCTGAGTCCAACGATCAGTGTCCCCCTTTTTGATCCATACTCTATAAACCTTGCATTCTACTATCGTAACTTATCTTTCTCAACCGCTTATTCGTCCTCTTCCTCCGACCTGTCTCAGTTTTCCAATGCACTGACTAGCTCGGTTGATCTATGGACTGCAAAGAATGGAATCCTGATTGCCCAGAAGAACGTCTCATCTGCTTTGACCTCCTTCCTCTCGACATACGCTCAGTACGAGTTGGGAGCTCTTGCTATACCGGATGTCGCTCAGTCCCTGAACGTTTTGCGCCAATATCAAAATAATCTTTCTAGCTCTATTGAAAGCTTTAACACCTACTATGCTCAATTAGCCGCCAACGCTGGCGTGCCCTTTGGCAAGCTTAAGCTTTCGCCTTCGTTCTTTTCTGTCCAAACTGTCTCCAAGCTGGCGTCTTTCCCGTACGGAGACCTTGCGAGCTTGTCGCGTCAAAGCCTGGTCTTCTCTGACCAGATCTATGTTGACTACTACAACTTCAAGTCTTTTCAGAGTCAGTCGCGCAGCTATCTGTCCGAGTACTTGCCATCGTTCGGTCTGTCGTTTGGCTGGTCGCCATCCTCTACGTATTCTTATAATACTGCCGGTCTCGCGCAGTATAGTGGCGACCCCATTATAAACACTTACAGTCAGACGTCCAATTCGACGTGGGGGAATTCCCTGGCTATAACCTTCACTTGGGACTTCTTTGACTCAGGGGCAAATGCGTATTTGGCATCGTCTTCAAAGAAGAATGCTATTGCTTCTCGTGAATCTGCAAAACAGGCTGCTCTGACGGTTCTTCAGACCGCATCGTCTAATTACAGTCTATTTCACAACTCTTCAAACCAGGTCGCAGCTTCTCTGCAGTCCATTGATTTCTCGAGGCGCGCTTACGATGACACCCTTGTTGCCCTTCGTGCTGGATTCTCTAATGTCACGACCCTGTTTCAGAGGTTAACTGAGTATTCATCTGCTTTGACCTCATGGAATAATCAGCTTCGGACTCTGTTGGCTTCATCCGTTACTCTCCAATATCTCTCTAGGGACGGTTACTTTGAGGGTATTCGTCCATACCAGCTTGTCTATGGCGACTACATCCTGGACTTTATTGATTACTAG
- a CDS encoding ABC transporter ATP-binding protein, with protein MTTTQSTYARVYISYELAHGELLEGIHLFDIRPGKTDSDFWKKLRGEATVDLVPFGINEESKADALLRHCVDPADDTELLSRALENIYLNTRLSLLGLSAHDQSVSRSGLITKPEDLESGFFLNSSSEIAIVECKDGVHSFDDKGSGVDNQVKILVPKNESFTIYGDAKFSLLTRCEDDSVMRLLETVSHLHRLLDNRIQRRERILAESEVRAYNASVENFEEYLGHNSSAENIERSGGKFENVLFCAGLIIRRESRATRLYTSVNLSNCKSEQDALLRLLNVSSVSYRISVAPEIVSDNRSYLFLSDDGGVSAYVRYRLGYKILTTKGSDYCKDSEHHVSGQILTIYPKFPENGNAWDFARYGLRDTVGAFLSVLLISLVLSAATLIPAVLVTQLTSLYIPFGDYYSLLFFGASAVLALSLVYIIQLLQARYLVRFEVVTDSNLQTMIVDRFLRVKLDEVSLYSPGSLQNRIMGISDLRSTITSNLTPILTAFLSVIFNFVYLFIYSWQLSLIVMCSGLVLGIATLIGAFQRLKYFRELTELDGKLLETTNDSISGVAAARAAGTTRHLLLRFSEVISPLLDAVFGAVRVRNRVDTLSGTTTYILYIFLLPYAYHLAHAGTAKEVLTVGGVVSFLTCTQTFLASFESAIDKSITSFVRLSVYWSRAMEVVSLPSEPGNIEKTPSVFNGSLRASELTFGYRGADSNKRLILSGVTLELNSGEAAVIVGEPRSGKTTLLEVLSGLHESYSGNIIVSGHDLKTISPRIYRSFLGNVPQNLQVRQGTIFDNICHGIDVGQGEVDQCLKDFSLDEFIGSLPLKLGTIISPHASTVPDVYKKRIFLVRAALRKSRYIFIDDILTGSDREEVRKIISYFKKNGSSILATTSDASIVECFDKQYKL; from the coding sequence ATGACAACAACTCAGTCTACATATGCAAGGGTCTACATAAGCTACGAGTTGGCTCACGGTGAATTACTTGAGGGAATTCATCTATTCGATATAAGACCAGGAAAAACTGACTCAGACTTCTGGAAGAAGCTACGTGGAGAGGCGACCGTTGATTTAGTACCCTTTGGAATCAACGAGGAGTCGAAGGCTGATGCACTACTGAGGCACTGCGTAGATCCAGCTGACGATACAGAACTGCTCAGTCGAGCGCTCGAGAATATCTATTTAAATACCAGGTTATCCTTACTCGGACTATCGGCACATGATCAGTCGGTTAGTAGAAGTGGTCTTATAACAAAGCCTGAGGATCTAGAGAGCGGATTCTTCCTTAATAGTAGCTCAGAAATAGCTATTGTTGAATGCAAAGATGGAGTTCATTCTTTTGATGACAAGGGCAGCGGTGTAGATAATCAAGTTAAGATATTGGTTCCGAAGAATGAGTCATTTACAATTTATGGTGATGCAAAATTCAGTCTATTGACACGCTGTGAAGATGACTCAGTTATGCGGTTACTCGAAACCGTGAGTCATCTGCATAGACTGTTAGACAATAGGATTCAACGAAGGGAAAGAATCCTCGCAGAATCTGAAGTGCGTGCTTATAACGCCTCTGTCGAGAATTTCGAAGAGTACTTAGGACACAATAGTTCAGCAGAGAACATAGAGCGTTCAGGAGGAAAATTCGAAAATGTGCTGTTCTGCGCAGGTCTAATTATCAGAAGAGAGTCGCGGGCGACTAGGCTATATACATCAGTAAACTTATCCAATTGCAAGAGTGAGCAGGACGCACTGCTAAGGCTACTTAATGTATCAAGTGTTTCATATAGGATTTCAGTGGCCCCTGAAATCGTCAGTGATAATAGAAGTTACTTGTTCCTTTCTGATGATGGAGGTGTATCCGCGTACGTACGCTACAGACTAGGGTACAAGATTTTAACAACTAAGGGGTCAGATTATTGTAAAGACAGCGAGCATCACGTCTCAGGGCAGATACTGACTATTTATCCAAAGTTTCCTGAAAATGGTAACGCCTGGGACTTTGCAAGATATGGACTTAGAGACACTGTTGGTGCTTTTCTTTCTGTTCTATTAATCTCATTAGTGTTGTCTGCGGCGACCTTAATTCCTGCTGTTCTTGTCACACAGCTTACATCTCTATACATACCATTCGGGGATTACTACTCATTATTGTTCTTTGGTGCATCGGCTGTTCTCGCCCTTTCTCTTGTATATATTATCCAGCTCCTGCAGGCTCGATATCTGGTGAGATTTGAAGTGGTTACAGACTCGAATCTACAGACAATGATTGTGGATAGATTCTTAAGGGTAAAGCTTGACGAGGTCTCGCTGTACTCTCCTGGAAGCCTCCAGAATAGAATAATGGGAATATCTGATTTGCGTTCAACTATAACCTCAAATTTGACGCCTATCTTGACGGCATTTCTCTCGGTCATCTTTAACTTTGTTTATCTATTTATTTATTCTTGGCAGTTGTCGCTGATCGTGATGTGTAGTGGTCTGGTTCTAGGAATAGCAACATTAATTGGGGCATTTCAACGCTTAAAATACTTTAGGGAGCTTACAGAGTTAGATGGGAAGTTATTGGAAACAACAAATGATTCAATCAGCGGTGTGGCGGCTGCTAGGGCAGCGGGTACAACGCGACATCTACTCCTGAGGTTCAGTGAGGTCATCTCGCCGCTTTTGGACGCGGTTTTTGGGGCTGTAAGGGTACGCAACAGGGTTGACACGTTGTCTGGGACAACGACATATATTCTCTACATATTCTTACTTCCGTATGCCTATCATCTTGCTCACGCAGGAACTGCAAAAGAAGTATTAACTGTGGGTGGCGTTGTGAGTTTTCTGACATGTACACAGACATTTCTTGCAAGCTTTGAGTCAGCAATCGATAAATCGATTACTTCTTTCGTGCGATTAAGTGTCTACTGGTCAAGGGCGATGGAAGTCGTATCGCTACCATCAGAACCAGGCAATATTGAGAAGACTCCTTCAGTATTTAATGGATCACTTAGAGCAAGTGAACTAACTTTCGGTTACCGTGGAGCCGATTCGAATAAGCGCTTGATACTGAGTGGTGTTACGTTGGAGCTTAACTCTGGAGAAGCTGCTGTAATTGTTGGAGAGCCTCGTAGCGGTAAGACGACTCTACTAGAAGTTCTTTCTGGGCTTCATGAGAGTTATTCTGGGAATATAATTGTGTCAGGCCATGACTTAAAGACAATTTCACCAAGGATATACCGTTCTTTTCTAGGCAATGTCCCCCAAAACTTGCAAGTAAGGCAAGGCACTATCTTCGATAACATATGCCATGGAATTGATGTTGGCCAAGGCGAAGTTGATCAATGTCTGAAGGACTTTAGCCTGGATGAATTCATCGGTTCTCTACCGTTAAAGCTTGGAACGATCATATCCCCTCACGCCAGTACTGTACCAGATGTTTATAAGAAGAGGATATTTCTTGTGCGCGCAGCCTTACGAAAGTCGAGGTATATTTTCATTGATGATATTCTTACAGGCTCGGACCGTGAGGAAGTAAGAAAGATAATCAGCTACTTCAAAAAGAATGGATCTAGTATTCTTGCGACCACATCAGACGCATCAATAGTCGAATGCTTTGATAAGCAATACAAACTATAA
- a CDS encoding Coq4 family protein: protein MTMLQIGDFFREQEIFPEIRKHALYLMRSGDLDLKHIWDFIASDIQEQWSPIKYSIPDLLFMDQNTLGFHLCIHLMNMVRDQDDIHGVPAPTRFPLEQPVCNEKYIELRIKHTHDILHVLTGFNTSPVGETALQAFYVAQSLLPLSALYCFRDIGKHICSPDEASHTQMYALAAGLEAGLKAADFCALRRLEEFLSEDLDQVRNQLHIHVSVGRPWSIDH from the coding sequence ATGACGATGCTTCAAATCGGTGATTTCTTTAGGGAACAGGAGATATTTCCAGAGATACGAAAGCACGCACTGTATCTTATGAGGTCGGGAGATCTTGATCTAAAGCATATTTGGGACTTTATCGCTTCCGATATTCAAGAGCAATGGAGTCCAATCAAGTACTCAATTCCTGATCTCTTATTCATGGATCAAAACACCCTTGGTTTTCACCTCTGTATTCATCTAATGAATATGGTGCGCGACCAAGATGACATCCATGGTGTGCCGGCACCCACCAGATTCCCACTTGAACAGCCGGTCTGCAATGAAAAATACATTGAACTTAGGATTAAGCACACACATGACATATTACATGTATTGACCGGTTTTAATACTTCTCCTGTTGGAGAAACAGCACTACAAGCATTCTATGTTGCTCAGTCGCTCTTGCCTCTCTCAGCCCTCTATTGCTTTAGAGATATAGGAAAACATATTTGCTCTCCTGATGAGGCCTCACATACACAGATGTATGCTCTTGCAGCTGGCTTAGAAGCTGGTTTAAAGGCTGCTGATTTTTGTGCGTTACGCAGGCTTGAGGAGTTTCTTTCTGAGGACTTAGATCAAGTCAGAAACCAACTCCATATTCACGTGTCAGTGGGCCGTCCTTGGAGTATTGATCATTAA
- a CDS encoding DUF2721 domain-containing protein produces MLGLAKAIQLSVAPVFLMTGIAGLLGVISNRLGRVLDRAQRLQSVTDEAMDLALLKRRMTLLTRASEAVTATGVLVATVVAVTFISTIAVIDLTAIVVPLFVVAMASLIVGLLTLLLDARVSARLILRRF; encoded by the coding sequence ATGCTCGGCTTGGCCAAGGCCATACAGCTATCGGTTGCGCCTGTCTTTTTGATGACAGGCATTGCGGGTCTATTGGGTGTGATTAGTAATCGTTTGGGAAGGGTGCTGGACCGTGCCCAGCGGCTGCAGAGCGTCACGGATGAGGCCATGGATTTGGCCTTACTCAAACGGCGAATGACCTTGCTCACCCGTGCCAGTGAAGCGGTAACTGCAACAGGTGTTCTCGTTGCGACCGTGGTCGCGGTTACCTTCATTAGCACAATCGCCGTCATCGACCTGACGGCGATTGTCGTGCCGCTATTTGTTGTAGCGATGGCTTCGCTGATCGTTGGACTATTGACCTTGCTTTTGGATGCACGCGTCTCAGCGCGTCTGATCCTTCGTCGATTTTAG
- a CDS encoding TfuA-like protein translates to MKTVLYAGPSLSNVDQELLSGLIVRGPCKQADLFADIHNDEISSIIIADGLYKTIPAPWHKEILFAIENKKRVIGVSSIGALRAAELSDFGMIGFGKVYQYFCNDLRDDSDVALLHHPESHGWTPTTMAFVDLFFHIRGCVDRGLIAQHHHNQILEDIRACNFEYRTPPVVSAILKNYVGSIEAKKILQGFSSQKSRDLSVLLTDRKYLELKSNVAPQTLSWTPFVSRQLSKDIPISLSLNQKDHANTISNFTSFCFLRYPEEMNLIYQSVWAEMLMTDSNRIEANHDPSIGLSRNKLTRSNSIPYVVDQYNNSSQNQISIYKNDQISCCDGLLKIKDFFEKNSSSSYDFSRTVLSDEFNHAYKTWLKSTTKLSDDTQIHLSELKHECTNYILSMLIADDTLDVQQVLGAYKVTEFFSLVIPYRDQARLLLSHRLRDSKDIKQWLNDWEMLLQGCDDFLPHSLYQSMLSQAEIMSAAKKINECASKYLFPIRSQDDYLKFYYLDLWQLINIACKALP, encoded by the coding sequence GTGAAAACAGTTCTTTATGCAGGCCCAAGCCTCTCCAACGTAGATCAAGAGCTTTTAAGCGGACTTATAGTTCGCGGTCCATGTAAGCAGGCAGACTTATTTGCTGATATTCATAATGATGAAATCTCATCCATCATTATTGCAGATGGACTATACAAGACTATCCCAGCTCCTTGGCATAAAGAAATACTCTTTGCAATCGAGAATAAAAAGCGTGTCATTGGAGTTTCAAGTATTGGTGCTTTACGTGCCGCTGAGCTAAGCGACTTCGGGATGATTGGATTTGGAAAAGTCTATCAATATTTCTGTAATGATTTAAGAGATGATTCTGATGTCGCTCTTTTGCATCATCCTGAATCTCATGGATGGACTCCGACTACCATGGCATTTGTTGACTTATTCTTCCATATTCGAGGCTGTGTTGACCGAGGACTTATCGCACAGCATCACCATAATCAAATACTTGAGGATATTCGTGCGTGTAACTTTGAATACAGAACTCCTCCAGTAGTATCGGCAATTCTCAAAAACTACGTCGGCTCAATCGAGGCAAAAAAAATCCTTCAAGGCTTCTCATCACAGAAGTCACGTGATCTTTCGGTCTTACTTACCGATAGAAAATATCTTGAGCTCAAATCAAATGTAGCTCCTCAAACATTATCCTGGACGCCATTTGTATCCAGACAACTCTCCAAGGATATACCAATCAGTCTTTCCTTAAATCAAAAGGATCACGCAAATACAATCAGTAATTTCACGAGCTTCTGCTTTTTACGTTATCCTGAGGAAATGAACCTTATTTACCAGTCAGTCTGGGCAGAAATGTTAATGACTGACTCCAATCGTATCGAGGCTAATCATGATCCATCTATTGGACTCTCGCGAAACAAGCTGACTAGATCGAATTCGATTCCATACGTGGTAGACCAATACAATAATAGCAGTCAAAACCAAATCAGCATTTATAAAAATGATCAGATATCATGTTGCGATGGGTTGTTAAAAATTAAAGACTTCTTTGAGAAGAACTCGAGCAGTTCATATGACTTCAGTCGGACAGTCTTGTCTGATGAGTTTAACCACGCATACAAGACTTGGCTCAAGAGTACAACAAAACTCAGCGACGACACTCAGATTCATCTGTCAGAACTTAAGCATGAATGTACTAATTACATTCTATCAATGCTTATAGCCGATGATACTCTTGATGTCCAACAGGTTTTAGGCGCATACAAGGTTACAGAGTTCTTTAGTCTGGTTATCCCCTATAGAGATCAGGCAAGACTCCTCCTATCTCACCGATTACGAGACTCAAAGGATATTAAGCAATGGCTTAACGACTGGGAAATGCTTCTTCAAGGATGTGATGACTTTCTACCTCATTCGCTCTACCAAAGCATGTTGTCGCAAGCTGAGATCATGTCCGCGGCCAAGAAGATCAACGAATGTGCCTCTAAGTACCTCTTCCCTATACGCAGTCAAGATGACTATCTTAAGTTCTATTATCTTGACTTGTGGCAACTTATCAATATTGCCTGCAAAGCCTTGCCTTGA
- a CDS encoding YcaO-like family protein, whose protein sequence is MAWLLCSDYLKSTGPHSRAFFMLETRLSETDNGFLHQILSIKNLFDVTRVSSISGFSREDLGVAIAYRPNSKVMSQSAGKGVHQNQAFISAIMESFECHSAENIGPDLVAPQDQLGTMASDPKQMSITTLDYDYSSNQRWVLSTDLVNNQKVFIPFESVSLDFRELTDSGCRTPFYRSSNGLASGASEDDAIRSALYEIVERHSITINELMHTDKKKKVGDESIENSVLSQLYQKLKAYNTSIKVDLYDNTIFAQFPTYKCILFCDDRRWVGYGTHSNGVTAATRAITEANQARLIEISGAREDMNKELYLYGYPELTSTNRVIEEAGLRNIDVSTSLTSRELVDQLKTIHHKPLYLFRYPQQDDHVHVVRLVSEGLHGYLVPGYQHMSILANNLVTPTAPFHMDKHSPAAGL, encoded by the coding sequence TTGGCGTGGCTGCTCTGTTCTGATTACTTAAAAAGTACAGGCCCTCATTCGAGGGCTTTTTTTATGCTTGAGACGAGGTTATCCGAAACCGATAACGGATTCCTGCATCAGATTCTTTCTATCAAAAATCTTTTTGACGTCACTAGAGTCTCGAGTATTTCTGGATTTTCTCGAGAAGATCTAGGTGTTGCGATCGCATATAGACCTAACTCGAAAGTGATGTCTCAGAGTGCTGGGAAAGGAGTTCACCAGAATCAGGCTTTTATCTCTGCAATAATGGAAAGCTTTGAGTGTCATAGTGCTGAAAATATTGGACCTGATCTTGTCGCGCCACAGGATCAGTTAGGCACTATGGCGTCTGATCCGAAGCAAATGTCTATAACAACACTTGATTATGACTACTCGTCTAACCAACGTTGGGTCCTATCCACAGATCTTGTAAACAATCAAAAGGTCTTCATACCATTTGAAAGTGTGAGCCTTGACTTTAGAGAACTCACCGATTCAGGCTGTCGAACACCATTCTATCGATCATCAAATGGGTTAGCCTCTGGTGCATCTGAAGATGACGCAATACGGTCTGCTCTCTATGAAATCGTAGAGCGCCATAGCATCACGATCAACGAGTTAATGCATACCGATAAGAAGAAAAAGGTTGGTGATGAGAGCATTGAGAACTCCGTCTTATCACAGCTGTACCAGAAACTAAAGGCTTACAATACTTCTATCAAAGTCGACCTTTACGATAATACAATCTTTGCACAGTTTCCTACATACAAATGTATTCTCTTTTGTGATGACCGAAGGTGGGTGGGCTACGGTACCCACTCAAATGGAGTCACTGCCGCTACTCGTGCAATAACGGAGGCAAATCAAGCTCGACTGATTGAGATCTCTGGAGCAAGAGAGGACATGAATAAAGAACTATACCTTTACGGTTATCCAGAGCTGACGAGTACTAACAGAGTTATAGAGGAGGCAGGTCTTCGAAATATCGATGTGAGTACAAGTCTCACCTCGAGAGAGCTTGTTGATCAATTGAAGACTATTCATCACAAGCCACTTTATTTGTTTCGTTATCCACAGCAAGACGATCACGTTCATGTTGTACGCCTTGTTTCTGAAGGTCTTCATGGCTACTTGGTACCTGGATATCAGCACATGAGCATTCTTGCTAACAATCTGGTCACACCCACTGCACCTTTCCATATGGATAAACACTCACCGGCGGCAGGCTTGTGA